A portion of the Mauremys reevesii isolate NIE-2019 linkage group 18, ASM1616193v1, whole genome shotgun sequence genome contains these proteins:
- the HIC2 gene encoding hypermethylated in cancer 2 protein: MELPNHAKQLLLQLNQQRAKGFLCDVIIVVENALFRAHKNILAASSMYFKSLVLHDNLINLDTDMVNPTVFRQILDFIYTGKLLTTDQPGEQNFNALLTAASYLQLHDLAALCRKKLKRNGRSFAGRAGGPSVGRPPRSQRLSTTSVIQTRYSGSTEGMKGSHSKELPKGKVSDDEIFISSSNQENSHSLSRGASKNGGSANGSSGDQELGLDLSKKSPSLPTAASQDDTQHSESQHGSPQSASAPAANSASSFDESAAGAPQSAADSSEPMEMDMNEESHSLAESGQRKSLRHSARKKEWIKKDNAFDRKEGGKGGEEGEGLPNGILVGPLSKSTERNLSNAYGPEQAFQCKEEIENGKEMSDDSGQSECESGGHTSANYVYRQEGFEPVAYGDNLYVCIPCGKGFPSSEQLNAHVETHTEEDLYIKEEGTYGGKEEAEDLSNPNQPYAAESRPFKCSVCEKSYKDPATLRQHEKTHWLTRPFPCNICGKMFTQRGTMTRHMRSHLGLKPFACEECGMRFTRQYRLTEHMRVHSGEKPYECQLCGGKFTQQRNLISHLRMHTSPT; the protein is encoded by the coding sequence ATGGAACTGCCAAATCATGCCAAACAACTGCTACTGCAGCTGAACCAGCAAAGAGCCAAAGGTTTCCTCTGTGATGTGATTATTGTGGTAGAAAATGCCCTGTTTCGTGCCCACAAGAACATCCTGGCAGCCAGCAGCATGTATTTCAAATCCCTCGTCCTGCATGACAACCTGATTAACTTAGACACGGACATGGTGAACCCCACTGTGTTCCGACAGATCTTGGACTTTATTTATACTGGGAAGCTCTTAACGACTGACCAGCCTGGTGAACAGAACTTTAATGCTCTCCTCACCGCAGCAAGCTACCTCCAACTGCACGACCTGGCAGCTCTCTGCAGGAAGAAACTGAAGCGGAATGGGAGGTCTTTCGCTGGCAGGGCCGGCGGCCCCAGTGTTGGGAGACCCCCCAGGAGCCAGAGGCTTTCTACCACTTCAGTCATCCAAACTCGTTATTCAGGGTCAACTGAGGGCATGAAGGGCTCGCACTCAAAGGAGCTGCCAAAGGGAAAGGTCTCTGACGATGAGATCTTCATCAGCAGCTCTAACCAAGAGAACTCTCACTCCTTAAGCAGGGGAGCCAGCAAGAACGGCGGCAGTGCAAATGGAAGCAGTGGCGACCAGGAGCTCGGCCTCGACCTGTCCAAAAAAAGCCCGtcgctccccacagcagcctccCAGGACGACACACAGCACAGCGAAAGCCAGCACGGCTCTCCCCAATCTGCCTCAGCCCCCGCAGCCAACAGTGCCTCATCATTCGACGAGTCTGCAGCCGGAGCCCCCCAGAGTGCAGCAGACAGCAGTGAGCCCATGGAGATGGACATGAACGAGGAGAGCCACTCCCTGGCGGAGAGCGGCCAGCGCAAGAGCCTCCGGCACTCGGCACGCAAGAAGGAGTGGATCAAGAAAGACAATGCTTTTGACCGGAAAGAGGGGGGCAAAGGTGGTGAGGAAGGCGAGGGGCTACCCAATGGCATCCTGGTGGGTCCCTTGTCCAAGTCGACTGAGCGGAACCTGAGCAACGCCTATGGCCCGGAGCAGGCGTTCCAGTGCAAAGAGGAGATTGAAAACGGCAAGGAGATGAGTGATGACAGCGGACAGAGCGAGTGTGAGAGCGGGGGGCACACCAGCGCCAACTACGTCTACCGGCAGGAGGGGTTTGAGCCTGTGGCCTACGGTGACAACCTGTATGTCTGCATCCCCTGCGGCAAGGGCTTTCCCAGCTCCGAGCAGCTCAACGCCCACGTGGAGACGCACACCGAGGAAGACCTCTACATCAAGGAGGAAGGCACGTACGGTGGCAAGGAGGAAGCTGAAGATTTGTCCAACCCTAACCAGCCCTACGCTGCAGAATCCCGGCCCTTTAAGTGTTCAGTATGTGAGAAGAGCTACAAGGATCCAGCCACTCTGCGGCAACATGAGAAGACTCACTGGCTGACACGGCCCTTCCCTTGCAACATCTGCGGCAAGATGTTCACGCAGCGGGGCACCATGACACGGCACATGCGCAGCCATTTAGGGCTCAAGCCCTTTGCTTGCGAGGAATGCGGGATGCGCTTTACCCGGCAGTACCGACTGACAGAGCATATGCGGGTCCACTCAGGAGAAAAACCCTACGAATGTCAACTGTGTGGTGGGAAATTCACCCAGCAGCGCAATCTGATCAGCCACCTGCGAATGCATACCTCTCCCACATAA